A section of the Babylonia areolata isolate BAREFJ2019XMU chromosome 1, ASM4173473v1, whole genome shotgun sequence genome encodes:
- the LOC143286834 gene encoding uncharacterized protein LOC143286834 isoform X2 → MASLVKNIHSRSLFPHRPMVHRIQSPPQSETCGNFRRLKMVRKPKDSKDQLGKNIMDPASWSLSDSDLETADDSSIESQSDKCQYKNQLKLDINIPKQLSSSRCYGRGKSLEDIAVPRLPKIFQDEFFLPDDADFWPTTASKGLRASTKHQGTQRQITTVGRGKMIQDHSVSLKTELADSELSNACGKHPAQSSVTRTDHAISCPPKHRSILIDNSEFAFEPSAPVFQPPDFCFESSEDFPGLTASVSSRPVHRIHKISTQPRCVKASESKDTSSVFEDTEESASASSCRLPKTLNSSQGPMGIIPKSSDSSVDPCESPLNSMFVENKEDMKDESTDNCSELSVSQIPRNIITVSGIQCSDTSELNDGGDNIPLKVKSQGGDNVSPNMKPEASPSRKQTDSEECAVTKVPPAIENTCPGASAEDTCTKESRPPVKPRKKSVTGWKLEDALVVHVGNVPKGCGEQLKHCISNFGKILDMEKKSKKGINAWRFRFETREICDYVVECLNGAELFDGFSNALECYHLDGDEDD, encoded by the exons ATGGCCTCCCTTGTTAAGAACATTCACTCTCGCTCCTTATTTCCTCACAGGCCGATGGTCCACAGAATTCAATCCCCGCCACAAAGTGAAACTTGCGGCAACTTCAG ACGGCTGAAGATGGTGAGGAAGCCCAAGGACAGCAAAGACCAGCTTGGGAAGAACATCATGGACCCAGCTTCTTGGTCACTGAGTGACAGTGATCTGGAAACAGCTGATGACAGCAGCATAGAAAGCCAATCAGACAAGTGCCAGTATAAAAACCAGCTGAAGCTTGATATCAACATTCCCAAACAGCTGTCATCCTCCCGCTGCTATGGCAGAGGGAAAAGCCTGGAAGACATAGCTGTTCCACGCCTTCCCAAGATATTCCAGGATGAGTTTTTCCTGCCTGATGACGCAGATTTTTGGCCTACAACTGCAAGT AAAGGCCTGCGAGCTAGCACTAAGCATCAAGGCACCCAGCGTCAAATCACTACAGTTGGCCGAGGAAAGATGATTCAGGATCATTCTGTCAGTTTGAAGACAGAGCTTGCAGATTCTGAATTGAGCAAT GCATGTGGGAAACATCCCGCTCAGTCTTCAGTGACAAGAACTGACCATGCTATCAGCTGTCCCCCCAAACACAGGTCCATTCTCATTGACAACAGTGAGTTTGCTTTTGAGCCTTCTGCCCCTGTGTTTCAGCCTCCAGACTTCTGTTTTGAGTCTTCTGAAGATTTTCCTGGTTTAACTGCTTCAGTAAGCTCAAGGCCTGTGCACAGGATACACAAAATCAGCACTCAGCCAAGGTGTGTCAAAGCTTCAGAATCAAAAGACACTTCATCAGTTTTTGAGGATACTGAGGAGTCAGCCAGTGCATCCTCCTGTCGATTACCTAAAACTTTGAACAGCTCTCAGGGACCGATGGGCATTATCCCCAAATCTAGTGATTCTTCTGTTGATCCTTGTGAATCTCCATTGAACTCCATGTTTGTGGAAAATAAAGAGGACATGAAAGATGAAAGCACTGACAACTGTAGTGAACTGTCTGTGTCCCAGATACCCAGAAATATCATCACTGTGTCTGGAATCCAGTGTTCTGACACCTCTGAACTAAATGATGGTGGGGACAACATACCTTTGAAGGTAAAATCTCAGGGCGGTGACAATGTTTCTCCAAACATGAAGCCTGAAGCTTCACCTTCCAggaaacagactgacagtgaagagTGTGCTGTCACAAAAGTCCCACCAGCTATTGAAAACACCTGCCCAGGTGCGTCTGCAGAAGACACCTGTACCAAAGAATCCAGGCCACCTGTCAAACCCAGGAAAAAGTCGGTCACTGGCTGGAAGCTGGAAGACGCACTGGTGGTGCACGTGGGGAATGTGCCCAAAGGCTGTGGGGAGCAGCTGAAGCACTGCATTAGCAACTTTGGCAAGATACTGGACATGGAGAAAAAGTCCAAGAAAGGAATCAACGCTTGGCGCTTCAG GTTCGAAACCAGAGAGATTTGTGACTATGTGGTGGAGTGTCTGAACGGGGCTGAGCTGTTTGATG GCTTTTCCAATGCTTTGGAATGCTACCATCTGGATGGGGATGAAGATGATTGA
- the LOC143286834 gene encoding uncharacterized protein LOC143286834 isoform X1: MASLVKNIHSRSLFPHRPMVHRIQSPPQSETCGNFRRLKMVRKPKDSKDQLGKNIMDPASWSLSDSDLETADDSSIESQSDKCQYKNQLKLDINIPKQLSSSRCYGRGKSLEDIAVPRLPKIFQDEFFLPDDADFWPTTASQKGLRASTKHQGTQRQITTVGRGKMIQDHSVSLKTELADSELSNACGKHPAQSSVTRTDHAISCPPKHRSILIDNSEFAFEPSAPVFQPPDFCFESSEDFPGLTASVSSRPVHRIHKISTQPRCVKASESKDTSSVFEDTEESASASSCRLPKTLNSSQGPMGIIPKSSDSSVDPCESPLNSMFVENKEDMKDESTDNCSELSVSQIPRNIITVSGIQCSDTSELNDGGDNIPLKVKSQGGDNVSPNMKPEASPSRKQTDSEECAVTKVPPAIENTCPGASAEDTCTKESRPPVKPRKKSVTGWKLEDALVVHVGNVPKGCGEQLKHCISNFGKILDMEKKSKKGINAWRFRFETREICDYVVECLNGAELFDGFSNALECYHLDGDEDD; encoded by the exons ATGGCCTCCCTTGTTAAGAACATTCACTCTCGCTCCTTATTTCCTCACAGGCCGATGGTCCACAGAATTCAATCCCCGCCACAAAGTGAAACTTGCGGCAACTTCAG ACGGCTGAAGATGGTGAGGAAGCCCAAGGACAGCAAAGACCAGCTTGGGAAGAACATCATGGACCCAGCTTCTTGGTCACTGAGTGACAGTGATCTGGAAACAGCTGATGACAGCAGCATAGAAAGCCAATCAGACAAGTGCCAGTATAAAAACCAGCTGAAGCTTGATATCAACATTCCCAAACAGCTGTCATCCTCCCGCTGCTATGGCAGAGGGAAAAGCCTGGAAGACATAGCTGTTCCACGCCTTCCCAAGATATTCCAGGATGAGTTTTTCCTGCCTGATGACGCAGATTTTTGGCCTACAACTGCAAGT CAGAAAGGCCTGCGAGCTAGCACTAAGCATCAAGGCACCCAGCGTCAAATCACTACAGTTGGCCGAGGAAAGATGATTCAGGATCATTCTGTCAGTTTGAAGACAGAGCTTGCAGATTCTGAATTGAGCAAT GCATGTGGGAAACATCCCGCTCAGTCTTCAGTGACAAGAACTGACCATGCTATCAGCTGTCCCCCCAAACACAGGTCCATTCTCATTGACAACAGTGAGTTTGCTTTTGAGCCTTCTGCCCCTGTGTTTCAGCCTCCAGACTTCTGTTTTGAGTCTTCTGAAGATTTTCCTGGTTTAACTGCTTCAGTAAGCTCAAGGCCTGTGCACAGGATACACAAAATCAGCACTCAGCCAAGGTGTGTCAAAGCTTCAGAATCAAAAGACACTTCATCAGTTTTTGAGGATACTGAGGAGTCAGCCAGTGCATCCTCCTGTCGATTACCTAAAACTTTGAACAGCTCTCAGGGACCGATGGGCATTATCCCCAAATCTAGTGATTCTTCTGTTGATCCTTGTGAATCTCCATTGAACTCCATGTTTGTGGAAAATAAAGAGGACATGAAAGATGAAAGCACTGACAACTGTAGTGAACTGTCTGTGTCCCAGATACCCAGAAATATCATCACTGTGTCTGGAATCCAGTGTTCTGACACCTCTGAACTAAATGATGGTGGGGACAACATACCTTTGAAGGTAAAATCTCAGGGCGGTGACAATGTTTCTCCAAACATGAAGCCTGAAGCTTCACCTTCCAggaaacagactgacagtgaagagTGTGCTGTCACAAAAGTCCCACCAGCTATTGAAAACACCTGCCCAGGTGCGTCTGCAGAAGACACCTGTACCAAAGAATCCAGGCCACCTGTCAAACCCAGGAAAAAGTCGGTCACTGGCTGGAAGCTGGAAGACGCACTGGTGGTGCACGTGGGGAATGTGCCCAAAGGCTGTGGGGAGCAGCTGAAGCACTGCATTAGCAACTTTGGCAAGATACTGGACATGGAGAAAAAGTCCAAGAAAGGAATCAACGCTTGGCGCTTCAG GTTCGAAACCAGAGAGATTTGTGACTATGTGGTGGAGTGTCTGAACGGGGCTGAGCTGTTTGATG GCTTTTCCAATGCTTTGGAATGCTACCATCTGGATGGGGATGAAGATGATTGA